One genomic region from Gopherus flavomarginatus isolate rGopFla2 chromosome 20, rGopFla2.mat.asm, whole genome shotgun sequence encodes:
- the LOC127037863 gene encoding intelectin-like protein, with amino-acid sequence MKQLALLLLLISVTRATPCATPCAAESMGAAELKLAIRDLLENWEDTSCSQSGQSYQSLPRSCKEIKATRDGAGDGIYTLHTENGETYQTFCDMTTKGGGWTLVASVHENNAYGKCTNGDRWSSQQGNNVNYPEGEGNWANYNTFGSAMGSTSDDYKNPGYYDLQAQDLSVWHVTNKTPLKEWKNRSILRYHTETGFLSLEGGNLLRLYQKYPVKYGAGVCKTNNGPAVPIIYDYGDAQQTANYYSPNGRTEFIAGYIQFRVFNNEKAAMALCSGVKVTGCNTETHCIGGGGFFPEGNPVQCGDFPAFDWNGYGTHKHWSVSKEMIESAVLLFYR; translated from the exons ATGAAGCAACTCGCTCTCCTGCTGCTCCTCATCTCAGTGACCAGGGCGACCCCTTGCG CCACCCCCTGTGCAGCCGAGAGCATGGGTGCTGCTGAACTGAAACTCGCCATCCGTGACCTGCTGGAGAACTGGGAAGACACGTCCTGCTCCCAGAGTGGCCAGAGCTACCAGAGCCTGCCCCGCAGCTGCAAGGAAATTAAAGCCACCCGGGACGGGGCTGGAG ATGGGATTTACACCCTGCACACCGAGAATGGCGAGACCTACCAGACCTTCTGCGACATGACCACCAAGGGGGGCGGCTGGACCCTGGTGGCCAGCGTGCACGAGAACAACGCCTACGGCAAGTGCACCAATGGCGATCGCTGGTCCAGCCAGCAGGGGAACAACGTCAACTACCCAGAGGGAGAGGGCAACTGGGCCAATTACAACACCTTCGGCTCCGCGATGGGCTCCACCAGTGACGACTACAAG AATCCTGGTTATTATGATCTGCAAGCCCAGGACCTGTCCGTGTGGCATGTAACCAACAAGACGCCCCTGAAGGAATGGAAGAACAGGTCCATCCTGAGGTACCACACCGAGACCGGCTTCCTGTCCTTGGAGGGGGGCAACCTCCTCAGACTCTACCAG AAATACCCAGTGAAATACGGCGCCGGCGTCTGCAAGACCAACAATGGCCCCGCCGTGCCCATCATCTACGATTATGGTGATGCCCAGCAAACCGCCAACTATTACTCTCCAAATGGCCGAA CTGAATTCATCGCTGGCTACATCCAGTTCCGCGTGTTTAATAATGAGAAGGCGGCCATGGCTCTGTGTTCTGGGGTGAAAGTGACCGGCTGTAACACCGAGACT CACTGCATAGGTGGAGGAGGCTTCTTCCCAGAAGGGAACCCGGTTCAGTGTGGCGATTTCCCTGCCTTTGACTGGAACGGGTACGGAACCCATAAGCACTGGAGCGTATCCAAGGAGATGATTGAATCCGCAGTGCTGCTGTTCTACCGCTGA